The following coding sequences are from one Deltaproteobacteria bacterium window:
- a CDS encoding acyl-CoA dehydrogenase family protein, giving the protein MLDHDLDLDLTEDERSVRRLVHRFAADVMRPAGRELDLLDSEDVIEHGSVLWDVHRRWDALGVRLLSGESTGMSPASIARLSCIVNEELGWGDSGLAVSIGAAEFPAMLARATQNPELMEAFPTGSLGCWAITEPDHGSDELDWSADDERPVLKRPNCVAERCGDDYVIRGQKAAWVSNGTIASSAALYTAVDEGDGIRGCGVVLVDLSSPGVSRGKPLEKIGQRPLPQGEIFFDDVRVPARNLVVPPAAYPMMLELTLCTANGFMGATFAGVARAAFEHAVAYAKERIQGGVPIIAHQSVRASLFEMFRKVEAARALSRRVVLYNTVQSPMFGGSGTPAVEFAIASKVTSTQTAFEVASQAIQIFGGNGLSREYPVEKLMRDARASMIEDGVNEVLGLHAAGKF; this is encoded by the coding sequence ATGCTCGATCATGACCTCGATTTGGACCTGACCGAGGACGAACGATCCGTTCGTCGGCTCGTGCATCGCTTCGCCGCGGACGTGATGCGACCGGCCGGCCGCGAGCTCGATCTGCTCGACAGCGAGGATGTCATCGAGCACGGGTCCGTTCTCTGGGACGTGCATCGGCGATGGGATGCCCTCGGCGTGAGGCTGCTCTCCGGCGAGTCCACCGGCATGAGCCCGGCCTCGATCGCACGGCTCTCCTGCATCGTCAACGAGGAACTCGGGTGGGGAGACTCGGGACTCGCGGTCAGCATCGGCGCCGCCGAGTTCCCGGCCATGCTGGCGCGCGCCACGCAGAACCCCGAGCTGATGGAGGCATTTCCCACCGGCAGCCTCGGGTGCTGGGCCATCACCGAACCCGACCACGGTAGCGACGAGCTCGACTGGAGCGCGGACGACGAACGACCGGTCCTGAAACGGCCGAATTGCGTCGCGGAGCGCTGCGGCGACGACTACGTGATCCGCGGCCAGAAGGCTGCGTGGGTCTCCAACGGCACCATCGCGTCGTCCGCCGCGCTGTATACGGCGGTCGATGAAGGGGACGGGATCCGCGGCTGCGGGGTCGTGCTCGTCGACCTCTCCTCGCCCGGCGTCTCGCGCGGCAAGCCCCTCGAGAAGATCGGACAGCGGCCGCTTCCCCAGGGGGAGATCTTCTTTGACGACGTGCGCGTGCCCGCGCGCAATCTCGTCGTGCCGCCGGCGGCGTATCCCATGATGCTCGAGCTCACGCTGTGCACGGCCAACGGCTTCATGGGCGCGACGTTCGCCGGCGTGGCGCGCGCGGCGTTCGAGCACGCCGTTGCCTACGCCAAGGAGCGCATCCAGGGCGGCGTGCCCATCATCGCGCACCAGTCGGTGCGCGCGAGCCTCTTCGAGATGTTCCGCAAGGTCGAGGCCGCGCGCGCGCTCAGCCGCCGCGTCGTCCTCTACAACACCGTGCAGTCGCCGATGTTCGGCGGTAGCGGCACGCCCGCCGTCGAGTTCGCCATCGCATCGAAGGTGACGTCGACCCAGACCGCGTTCGAGGTGGCGAGCCAGGCCATCCAGATCTTCGGCGGCAACGGTCTGAGCCGCGAATACCCGGTGGAGAAGCTGATGCGCGACGCGCGAGCGTCGATGATCGAGGACGGCGTGAACGAGGTGCTCGGCCTGCACGCCGCCGGGAAGTTCTGA
- a CDS encoding nitroreductase family protein has product MELREVIGRRRSIRFVRPYQPVEPWKIQMMLEAARIASHWGNVQSLNAVVVCRDSAPQSTLDALQAPVAGWQIRFAPVIIVWYIDTAAVDVQSDRLRELVDVGALGFGPKEQRREALEKQIFPIFEGIREGLKQPGLGEVDCGQGIAQATLMAYELGLGTCCLGTPNGDAIRAGLGMPESCRVLVLQTVGYPAEHWEAGGQRPRRPFESLFHLNEYGKAFPRDPEVVETLRRDKMFTRPAPLPGREEELAYLKQAMGLKGTGLL; this is encoded by the coding sequence ATGGAACTGAGGGAAGTCATCGGTCGCCGCCGCTCGATCCGTTTCGTTCGCCCATACCAGCCGGTCGAGCCCTGGAAGATCCAGATGATGCTGGAAGCCGCCCGCATCGCCTCGCACTGGGGCAACGTGCAAAGCCTGAACGCGGTGGTCGTCTGTCGCGACAGCGCGCCGCAGAGCACGCTCGATGCCCTTCAGGCGCCCGTTGCCGGATGGCAGATCCGCTTCGCGCCCGTCATCATCGTCTGGTACATCGACACGGCCGCCGTGGACGTGCAGAGCGATCGGTTGCGCGAGCTCGTCGACGTCGGCGCGCTCGGGTTCGGTCCGAAGGAGCAACGGCGCGAGGCGCTCGAGAAGCAGATCTTCCCGATCTTCGAGGGCATCCGCGAGGGGCTGAAGCAGCCCGGCCTCGGCGAGGTCGACTGCGGGCAGGGCATCGCGCAGGCGACGCTCATGGCCTACGAGCTCGGACTCGGGACCTGCTGCCTCGGCACGCCCAACGGCGACGCCATCCGCGCCGGCCTCGGCATGCCGGAGAGCTGTCGCGTGCTGGTGCTGCAGACGGTCGGGTATCCGGCCGAGCACTGGGAAGCCGGCGGGCAGCGACCGCGCCGCCCCTTCGAGTCTCTCTTCCACCTGAACGAATACGGCAAGGCCTTCCCGCGTGACCCCGAAGTCGTCGAGACGCTGCGCCGCGACAAGATGTTCACGCGGCCCGCTCCGCTGCCGGGCCGTGAGGAGGAGCTCGCGTACCTGAAGCAGGCCATGGGTCTGAAGGGCACGGGGCTGCTCTGA